From the Hordeum vulgare subsp. vulgare chromosome 1H, MorexV3_pseudomolecules_assembly, whole genome shotgun sequence genome, the window TTTAGTCTTTACACATCCAAACAAAAAGCCTACAAGGGTATGTTTGGATAGTGGCCAAAACTCACGCTACCAATTTGTTGGTCCTGACCAAAAGTTTGGTTTTCGTTTTCGTTTCGATGGTTGCCATTTGTTTGGCAATTCAATGTCTCTTTGTCTAATCTAGTTCATTTTTCTTGCCAATATTGGTCGCCTCATTGGCAACCAAAAGTTTGGCTAGCCAAGCATTTAGTGGGCTTGGACTAGAACCATACCTTAAATCCTAACAAAACTTCATTAAGTTGGATTAATTATTGTGGAAGCAACAGGACTGCAAGAATAGCAATTCTTTATGGAGGCAATACAGTTGCAAGATTTTGTGAAGAGACCGTACTTGATGTCAACTTTTGGAGGTTGAATACCACGTGCACGGAGATCCGCATCTTTGTTATCGAAGAATCCTTCGGGCAGAGCTTTAACTTGAGCAGTTTCCAGATTATTCGCTGCTTGAGATGATGCACTGGCTTCGCTGGGCTGTGTGTTACTGCTATCAAAGAAGCCATCTGGGACACCTTTCACCTGCACAGGGTTGGGGTTGGTAGTATTTCCTGAAGTCCTATTGGGCTCCTTTGGAGCTGGAGCAGGAGTTggaacttcatcttcatcttcttctgtaTAATCAAAAAAGTTCCCTGGAAGAACTCCTTTCACATTGGTACTGCCTTGGCTCCCTTTATTTGGCACTTGGTCCAGCCTGACAGATGGTTTATCTGCATTTGCTTCTTTGATTGCTGGTTGAGCATTAGCCACTTGATGACGTACAGACCTTCCCTCAGAACCAGTACCTACCCATCAAAGTTGTTATATTAAGACCCCCAAGTCAACAAGACCTTCGAGTACATCACAACTGCCAAATGCACATTTCAGCTGCCACTATAACATAATACTGCTGGCAGGAATCTTCACAGAAAATACATAAAATGTTCACTACAGATGGAAGCTCTAGTGCTCTACAGATAATACAACAATATTGATAGCACTTACTATCCAGAAATTAGGATGCATTCGTGCAACTTTACTAGTTCTAACATCATTTCTTGCTTAAATGATAGCAATTTTATAAGATAAACGGTTATTATGTGTAACCATGAGGAATGCAAACTGACATGTATGAAGCCATTAATTGGATGGCCTCCATAGGCAAGCTTTCCTTGTTCGTATGATAAAGTTTGTAGTTCAAAGTGAGATTTTTTAGCACAGAAGTATATCTTAGTAAGCAAGGTTAGGTGGGTAATTGCTTGGTCTAGCAGGAACCAAATGTGTCTATATTATTACTACTCTGTACAGCATGCTATGAGAATTCAATCAACTGCAAGCGTAACAGACAAGCAATGGCAGACCAAAACGAAAATTAGATGTGAGGAATTCCTTAGCCATGATAGTGTTAATTTACCTAGATTTACCGAACAGAAGGAAGATGACACTGAGCAGAAACATACAATAAACAAATGAAGCATAGACAAGGCTGACCACGTTCAGTTTACACTATGAATCTTTAGCTtgcgacgaggggggggggggggtttggcaTTCTCACCATGACTTTGCCTTTTCATTCCCTGACTGTCAAAAAAATCGGCAGGCATCGGAGAGGATTTTGCTTTCTGAGGCTCAGCTGGTAGTTCATGACTGACATTATTGCCATGAGGAGCTGCAGCTGGTGTAACTTTAGCAGCTGCGGCGGCTTTTGCCTGTACCATAAATCAGCAAAAAATTAACACAGTTTGCAAAGAATGTACAGACACCTTCACAGCAAATATACAGTCAGATGGCTATAGTACTTAAAATATGTGGTTTCATAACACATAAGCTGCTCCTTCAGAGCAATTAAACAATAAGAAGCGCCAACAATTTCAATACAGAAATGAGATGAATCTTTTCATCAGGAAAAAAAATGAAGCTTAACAGTGAGCATTAACTATTACTGAAATGAATAGATAAAAAGTGAAAA encodes:
- the LOC123443924 gene encoding protein ABA AND ROS SENSITIVE 1, producing the protein MDQRKALFRAKLREAKEKQEKRIDPSLVRYNEYDQPICRVCNVTLKSEALWPAHQVSRKHHEAKAAAAAKVTPAAAPHGNNVSHELPAEPQKAKSSPMPADFFDSQGMKRQSHGTGSEGRSVRHQVANAQPAIKEANADKPSVRLDQVPNKGSQGSTNVKGVLPGNFFDYTEEDEDEVPTPAPAPKEPNRTSGNTTNPNPVQVKGVPDGFFDSSNTQPSEASASSQAANNLETAQVKALPEGFFDNKDADLRARGIQPPKVDINDAYKEFEKEIQEDLQEVDDRLEEEEIDAAAEREEYLTLEQEEYRQRVDMLKKQLTESKAARAAKANSKPVGMDTDSSASDSSSDDEDDDGTDFAVDWRAQHMK